A stretch of DNA from Synechococcus sp. JA-3-3Ab:
GCCCAGGGCAGGCCCCACAAATCGCACCACCACCCAGACAATGGCCAGGAGAATAATGCCGGCCCAAGCGCCTCGAGTTGTCCAATTGTAGATCGTGCGGGCTTGGGCTTTGGTGAGAGGAATGTCTTTGAGCTGGGGAAAGAGCAGCTCTTGGTCGGGAGTCGGTCTGTT
This window harbors:
- a CDS encoding DUF2839 domain-containing protein, producing the protein MGEAKRRKTRNRPTPDQELLFPQLKDIPLTKAQARTIYNWTTRGAWAGIILLAIVWVVVRFVGPALGWWHLVG